Below is a genomic region from Streptococcus salivarius.
TAGAATGTTAAAACATAAAAACGTCCTGGTATTTTTAGGACAAACCTTGCTTTATTTCGCCATTTTTATGGCCCTAATTTATCTCTACAATTACCTAGGACAAGGTCAAGGTAATTTTATCTATAACGAATTTTAGGAAGAATAATGACGAATACAAAAATTAAAGATATGATTGAAACGATTAAGCAGTTTGCTCAATCACAACCTGACTTTCCTGTTTACAATATTTTAGGGGAAGTTCACACTTACGGCGACTTGAAGGCTGACTCAGATAGCTTGGCAGCCAAGATTGATAGTCTTGATATTCCAGAAAAATCACCTGTTGTGGTTTATGGCGGTCAAGAGTATGAAATGTTGGCAACTTTTGTCGCTTTGACTAAATCTGGTCACGCTTATATTCCAATTGACAGTCACTCAGCTCTTGAGCGCGTGACGGCAATTGTTGAAGTGGCAGAGCCTAGTCTGATTATTGCTATCAATGACTTCCCACTTGAGGATGTCCAAGCACCAATCTTAACATTGGATCAAGTGACAACAGCTTTTGAAAGCAAGACTAGCTACGAAGTGACTCATCCTGTTAAGGGGGATGATACTTATTACATCATCTTTACCTCAGGAACTACAGGTAAGCCTAAAGGGGTCCAAATTTCACACAATAATCTCCTTAGTTTCACTAACTGGATGATTACGGACAAGGAATTTGCGACTCCAAAACGTCCTCAAATGCTGGCTCAACCGCCTTATTCATTTGACCTATCGGTAATGTACTGGGCACCAACATTGGCGCTTGGAGGAACACTCTATGCGCTTCCTTCAGCCATTACACAGGACTTCAAGAAGCTCTTTGAAACGATCTTCTCACTTCCAATTGCTATTTGGACATCAACACCATCTTTTGCAGATATGGCAATGTTGTCTGAAGACTTCAATGCAGAGAAGATGCCGAAAATTACGCATTTCTATTTTGACGGAGAAGAGTTGACTGTCAAGACTGCTCAAAAGCTTCGCCAACGTTTCCCAGAAGCACGTATTATTAATGCTTACGGACCAACTGAAGCAACTGTAGCCTTATCAGCAGTAGCAGTAACTGATGAGATGCTGGATAACCTTAAGCGTTTGCCGATTGGTTATACCAAGGAAGATTCACCGACTTATATTATCGATGAGGATGGCAATATCCTTCCAAATGGTCAACAGGGTGAAATCATCGTATCAGGACCAGCAGTTTCAAAAGGCTATATGAACAATCCTGAAAAGACTGCGGAAGCCTTCTTCGAGTTTAATGGCCTTCCTGCTTACCATACTGGTGATGTAGGAACGATGACTGATGAAGGTCTCCTTCTTTACGGCGGACGCATGGACTTCCAGATTAAATTTAATGGTTTCCGTATTGAGTTAGAGGATGTTTCACAAAACCTTAATAAGTCTAAGTATATTGATTCAGCAGTAGCTGTGCCACGTTACAATAAAGACCATAAGGTTCAGAACCTCTTGGCTTATGTGATTCTTAAGGATGGTGTTCGTGAGCAGTTTGAACGTGAAATTGATATCACCAAGGCGATTAAGGCTGACTTAGAAGATATCATGATGTCTTACATGATGCCTACTAAGTTCCTCTATCGTGAGAGCTTGCCTTTAACACCAAATGGGAAAATTGATATCAAGGGTCTTATCAGTGAGGTTAACAACCGATGATTGACTTCTTGAAACAGCTTCCCCATTTAGAAGCCTACGGTAACCCCTTCTATTTTGTCTATCTTGGATTAGCTCTATTGCCAATCTTTGTGGGTCTCTTCTTTAAAAAGCGTTTTGCGATTTATGAATGTTTGGTCAGTCTAGCCTTTATTGTTCTCGCTCTGACAGGAACACATGCTAGCCAATTACTAGCCTTACTTTTCTATATCGTTTGGCAAATCATCTGGGTTTATTCCTACAAACATTACCGCAGTAAAAAGGACAATAAATGGGTTTTCTATTTACACTCATTTCTAGTAGTCCTTCCCTTGATTTTTGTTAAGGTAGAGCCTGCGATAAATGGTACTCAGTCACTCTTAAACTTTCTTGGTATTTCTTACTTGACCTTCCGATCAGTTGGTATGATTATCGAGATGCGGGATGGTGTCTTAAAAGAGTTTACACTTGGAGAATTCCTCCGATTCATGCTCTTTATGCCAACCTTTACGAGTGGTCCTATTGATCGCTTCAGACGTTTTAACGAAGATTACCAAGCGATTCCTGAGCGAGACGAGCTGATGAATATGTTGGAGCAAGCTGTAAAATATATCATGCTTGGTTTCCTCTATAAGTTTGTTTTGGCTCAGATTTTCGGAAGTATGCTCTTGCCTTCACTGAAAGCGCAAGCTTTGGCTCAGGGTGGTATCTTTAATTTACCAACACTTGGTGTCATGTATGTTTTCGGTTTTGATCTCTTCTTTGACTTTGCGGGTTACTCGATGTTTGCCTTGGCAGCATCAAACCTTATGGGGATTAAGAGCCCAATCAACTTTGATAAACCTTTCATCTCACGAGACTTGAAAGAATTTTGGAATCGTTGGCATATGAGCTTGTCTTTCTGGTTCCGTGACTTTGTCTTTATGCGTTTGGTTATGGTTTTGATGCGAAACAAGGTTTTCAAAAACCGTAACACGACATCAAATGTGGCCTATGTCATTAATATGATGGTTATGGGATTCTGGCATGGAGTTACCTGGTATTACATTGCTTATGGTATTTTCCATGGTATTGGTCTAGGAATTAATGATGCCTGGTTACGTAAGAAGAAGACCATTAATAAAGAACGTAAGAAAGCTGGTCTTGAGCCACTTCCTGATAATAAATGGACGAAGGCTTTGGGAATCTTTATTACATTTAATACTGTTATGTTGTCATTCTTGATTTTCTCTGGATTCTTGAATGACCTCTGGTTCACTAAAAAATAAGTAAAGGAATTATAAAAATGGATGTAAAATCAGAAGTTATTGAAATTATTGATGAACTCTTCATGGAAGATGTTTCAGACATGATGGATGAAGACCTTTTCGATGCTGGTGTTCTTGATTCTATGGGAACAGTTGAGCTTATCGTTGAATTGGAATCACGTTTCGATATTCGTGTGCCAGTTTCAGAATTTGGTCGTGATGACTGGAACACAGCTAATAAGATTGTTGAAGGGGTAACGGAGCTTCGCAATGCTTAAGCGTTTATGGCAAATTTTTGGCCCTATAATCTGTGCCTTAGTCTTGGTAGTAATAGTTATTTTTTCCTACCCTCAAGGCAGAAAACATAGTTATGAGGTTGAAAAACGTAACGCAGTAACCTTGACAACTGAGAACTTTAAGAGCCGTATTAATAAGACGACAGCTCTTTCTGATAAGAATCATCGATTTGTCCCTTTCTTTGGGTCTAGTGAGTGGTTGCGTTTTGATGCCCTTCATCCAGCTGTTTTAGCTGAAAAATATGACCGTAACTATCGCCCATATTTTATTGGACAACGTGGGGCTGCCTCTCTAAACCAATATTTGGGAATGCAACAAATGCTTCCTGAATTGAAAAATGGGACAGCAGTCTATGTCTTGTCACCACAGTGGTTTACTAAAAAAGGTTACAATTCTGCGGCTTTCCAGCAGTTCTACAATAACGACCAACTTAGTAGTTTCTTAAGTCAAAATCAGACGGATGCAAATTCTCAATATGCTGCTCAGCGTATCTTAGAGATGAAACCTGAGATTACTATGAAATCTCAACTTTCTAAAGTGGCTAATGGGCAAGATTTAAATTCTCTTGATAAGACTTATATTCAATTTATGGCAGAGCTTAATAAGCGAGAAGATGCCTTGTTCAGTCCTTTTGCAGCATCAAATAATGCAAATTACGACAAGAAGGTTCTTCCTTATCTTAAAGAGTTGCCAGACAAGCTCTCTTACGAGGCACTTGACCAGGTTGCCGTGAGAGATGCAGAAGCCCATACCAAGTCAAACGATTTTGGTATTGATGACCGTTTCTATAAGAAACGTTTGGCTAAAAAGATTGGTAAACTTAAAGGTTTCCAAAAGAATCTTTCGTATGAAGTTTCACAAGAATACGGTGACCTACAGTTGGTGTTAAATCAATTTGCTAAGTCAAATACTAACGTCATCTTTGTCATCCCACCTGTTAATAGCAAGTGGATGGCTTATACGGGACTAAGTCAAGAAATGTATGATGCTACGGTTTCTAAAATCCGTTATCAATTGGAAAGTCAAGGCTTCACCAATATTGCTGACTTCTCAAAAGATGGAGATCAACCTTACTTCATGCAAGATACCATTCATATGGGATGGAAAGGTTGGGTAGCCTTTGACAAGGCTGTTGATCCATTTGTAAGTAATCCAACACCTGCACCTAGCTATAACTTGAACGACCGCTTTTATAGTAAGGATTGGGCAGGTTATACAGGGGCTCCTAGTCAGTTTAAGTAGTATTACTTAATAAATCAAAAAGGCTTGTTAAAGCCTTTTTATGTTATGATCTTTCCACGGTATCACCTTCATAAATTATAAAAAGGATTGGCGTAATTCCCAATCCTTTTTATCCTTTTAAGTTTTATAATACGTTAAACAGATCGTTATTTGTTTTTAGTTAGAGCTTTTCGAATTAAATCTGCAGGGATAATCAAAACCGCGATAAGAAGAGCAACGATATAGTGTTGAACGTCCATTGGTACGGTACTAAATACTTTACCACCGAATTGAATAATCAAGCTTTGAACAACAGCAATAGAAATCATTACAATTGAGAATTTCTTGTTTTCGCCGATATGTTCAAAAACATTGAATCCATTACTACGTGTATTAAGTGAGTTGAAAATGACAGCATAGATAAATACTGTAAAGGTGAATGTTGTTACCATTTCAAAGTTGCCAGTCCCATTTGTGATAAAGTCTTGGATACCACCAACATTTTTAAGAATAGCTAAACATACAAGAGTAATGAAGACGCTAGCTACACCAATAGCAGATTTCATATAGCCAGTAAGAATATTTGCCTTCTTAGCAACTGGCTTTTCATTCATGTAACGATCTAGGGTAGGCTCTTCACCAAAGGCAAGGGCAGCAAGTGTGTCCATGATAAGGTTAATCCAGAGAATTTGGATAATTGTAAATGGTTCTTTGAGGCCCAAAAGTGGTGAGAGAAGTGACATAGCAATTGTAGTCACGTTAACGGTTAATTGGAAGATAATGAATTTACTTACTGACTTACTCATAGTACGTCCATAGAGGACGGCTTTTTCAATCGAAGTCAATGAGTTATTCAAGATAACGATATCTGAGGCTTCACGTGCGACTTCAGTACCATCACCCATTGAGAATCCGACATCAGCCGATTTAAGGGCAGGTGAGTCATTGACTCCATCACCTGTCATACCAGCAACCATATCGAGGTCTTGAGTTGCCTCAATAAGACGTTTTTTATCCATTGGAAGGGCACGACTGACCACTTTTAAGTGAGGCAATTGTTGTTTGAGTTCTTGATCTGAGAGGGCAGAAAGTTCATCGTGAGTAAGGACAAGGTCATTTTGACCAGTAACGATACCGGCTTCTTTAGCGATAGCAACAGCGGTTTCTTTACGGTCACCAGTTACCATAACTACTTGAACCCCTGCACGGTTCATTGTTTCAACAGTTTGTTTAATTGAAGAACGAACGTTATCACGGATACATACGATACCAATCAAGACTTTATCATTACCATCTGTATTTAGGATAGCAAGCAAACGCATTGAACGATTAGCTTGTTCCAATGATAATTCTTGGAAACGAGCTTTAATATCATCTGTAAAGTTTTGTTTATTACCCTCTTTATCAAGATAGTAGTAGCAGTCGTTTAGGATGAATTCTGGAGCACCTTTGATGTAGGTTTTTCCATCGTTAGTCGTTACACTTGCGAATTTTGTTGCTGAGTTGAATTGTTGCTTCTCAGTAATTGTATTCGTATCGAAATCAAGTTGAGAACGTCCGATAAGGAAATCAAGAAGTGCACGATCAGTGGCGTTACTACCAACAGCACTGCCATCAGCTACCATGGCATCGTTATTAAGACCGATACCATTAATCATTTCAGCTTTTAGGCTATCTGACATTGTGTCAAAATCAGGAGCATCAGTTTCACCAGTAGCCGCATAAAGTGTTCCATCAGCAAGGAAGAAGTCAACTACAGATAGTTTACCTTCAGTGATAGTACCAGTCTTATCACTGAAGAGGATATTCATGTATCCGGCTGTTTCAATGGTATCAGGATGGCGAACCAAGATATTTTGAGCTAAAAGTCGTCCTGAGTTCATTGAAGAAACGAGTGCCAACATCATTGGAAGACCTTCTGGAACGGCCATGATGATGATTGTAACCGCAAAGAGAATTGTTTCAATGATAAGAAGGAAGATTGAACCACCATTGAGGTTATTAGCCTTATTAAGGGCAATAAAGCCTAAAACAAGGTTGATTACTGAATATGCAGCACCTGCACTATAACCGAGGACACCGATGTTTCCAGCAAGCTTGTTGAGTTTTTCTTTGGATGGTGAATCTTTACTATCTTCTTGAAGAGAAGTATTGATGCTTCCTAGAACGGTATTATCACCAATTTGTGTAGCTTCCATAACGGCTTCGCCTGAAGTAACAACTGTACCACGGAAGACTTTGAGCTCTGTAAAGAGGTCGGAAGAGTCTGGCTCTGCTTGATCACCAAGAGGAAGTTTTTTAGCATCTTCACTTTCACCATTAAGGACAGCTTGGTTTACTTTTAATTCACCTTCCAAGATGATACCATCAACTGGGATCTTGTCCCCTGATTGAAGGAGAATCTGATCACCTTTCACAATATCATCAACGAGAACCTCTTTAAGTTTACCATCACGATAAACCTTAGCATTAGTTTTTGAAGCCTCTTCCTGAAGAGTGTTGAACTTTTGCTCATTTCGGTATTGTGAGACTGCTGAAAATCCTGTAGACATCAAAATGGCGAAAATTAGTGAGATAGCCTCATACCAATTAGCTTCACCAATAGCAGGGAAAATCATTCCAACAAAGTTGAAGATGATTTTTAATCCTAAGGCAGCCAAGAGGATAAGAATCCATTGATCTTGGAAGGCTTCGATAAAGATTGAGAGGAGCGAGTTTGCCTCTTTACTAGAGAGCCTATTATCGCCATGGGCGTTTTTACTTGCTTGAACTTCAGCAGAAGTCAAGCCTTTAAATTTTTTCATTTAAGGTTTTGTATCCTTTCTAAATTATTACTGAGTTTTAAGGCTAGTAAATTATAAGCCAAAAAGTTCATCATTACAGTCACGATAACTGAATAACCATCAGTAAGTATTATACTTTATTTTACTATTAAGTTGTTGATTTTTCACCAATAGAATATTGAAGTTTCTTTTCTCTTTAGCAAGTGTAGGAGTGTACAAAGAACCCGCATTTTTTATTTAGAGATAATTCTGTTTTTTCACCTTCAATTCATACAACCCTCTCACCGCATTGCATCCATAGATGGCCTGAGCCTGTTCCATATCTTTTAAGGTCAAGACTTTTTCTTTAAGCTTATTATCAGCAATAAGTCTTTGTCTGTAGATGCCATTTAAGAGGCCGAGGTGAACGGGTGGTGTGTAGAGTTGGTCTTTGATTTTAAGAACGATGTTACCGATAGAGGTTTCTAGGAGTTGCCCCTCATGATTATAATAAATTTGTTCGTGAGGTTCGATACTAAGGTGAGGACGGTAACTTGTTTTGAAGAAGGTATAGGGGCTATCCAACGGATGCCTTTGCTCAACTAACCTTGCTTGGCAGAAGTCATTAGATAAGTTTGTTAATTGGGTATGTTCAAACTTCAGTTCACCATCTTTTGCAAGTGACATTTTAAGACGGTAGTCTTTGTCAAGGTTTAGTGATTGGCACAGAGCTTCGACTTGATAGTGTGCTTTTTCTGCATTGAAAGGATAGTCAAAGTAGCGACTGCTCTCTTGCAAGCGTTTCATATGCTCCTCAAGAAATAGCAGTTTTCCTTGATGGACACGACCAGTTGAAATGAGATTGAATTTGGGGTTCTGACGGTATAGAACAGCAGCTTTTTGCTTGGTTTCTTCATATTCAGCTTCCCAGTTGCTATCCCAGGTAATACCTCCTCCGACACCATAGATAGCTTTGGTTCCTTCCATTTGTAGTGTTCGAATGGCCACGTTGAAAATACTAGGTCCCTGTGGCATCAAGATACCAATAGCTCCACAATAGACACCTCGAGGCTGTTTTTCAACCTTCTTAATAATCTCCATGGTTGCTATTTTTGGGGCACCTGTAATCGAGCCGCATGGAAAAAGGGCTTGGAAGACATCGCTTAAACTACTATTTGGTAGGAGTTGCGTCTCAATAGTCGAAGTCATTTGCCAAACCGTAGAGTATTGTTCAACTTGGCAAAGGCTCTTGACATCCTCACTTCCTATTTTTGAAATACGATTCATGTCATTTCTAAGAAGATCGACAATCATCATATTTTCAGAGCGATTTTTCTGATCCTGAGCTAGCCACTGGGCTTGTTTGAGGTCAGATTCACTTGTCAAACCACGATTAGTAGTACCTTTCATAGGACGAGTGGTCAATCTATCACCATCTTTTTTAAAAAAGAGTTCTGGGCTTATGGAAATGATAGAGACATCATCGTGCTGAATAAAGGCATTGTAATGTGCATTTTGCTCAACAACCAATCGGTTATAGATGGCAAAGGGATCAGCTGTCAGGTTCTGTTGAAGTTGAACAGTATAATTGACTTGATAAGTATCACCTTGTCGAATATGGTGGTGTATTTGCTCAATAGCAGCCTTGTATTCCTCTGCAGAAGTTAGCTCTTGCCAAGATTTTGGTAAGGCAATTGGCTCATAAGCAAGTGGAATAGGCTCTATTTGAACAGTTTCATGAATAGTGAAGTAGAGGAGATACTCTGACATTAATGGACCAGCAATAACCTGAAATTTTGTCTCGAAGGCAGGAGCTGCTTCATAGGAAACATAACCTACTGCATAATAGCCCTTATTTTGATAGGCTTCGACTTCAGTTAAGAGATGCTTAACTTCCTTAATGTCCTTTGTTTTTAGTTCTTTAATGGCGTCTGTAAAGATTTGTCTGACACCAAGTTCTTTAAAATCAATAACAGTTTTCTTATGCATACTTAGAGTATAACATAAGAAGTTTCCCTCTGGTTCTTTTTCATGTTTTAATTCTCTTTCTCAAAATTTTAACTAAAAATGAACTTTTTTGACAGTTTTACATATGTTATAATAGTGGTGACTAAAAGAAGATTTCAGAGGGAAGTATGACAAAAAAAAACAATTTAAAGAAGGGTAACAGCAGTTTTTTACATAAAAAAATGAAAAGAGGGACATCTAAAAGTAATTCATGGAAGCATCAAATGTACGAGCTAGAAATTGCCATTGCTAAAGAGTCAAGTAACAAAAAAAGAAATGAACTTATTAAAATTCATAATAGCTATATGAGTGAGTATGATAGCTTAAAGAAACAAATCATTTGGTTAGTCGTATTGGGAATTTGTTTCTTATTGGTACTGGTAGTTTTTGGTTATTATATTTGGAAAAGTTACAATAGTGAGAATATGTCTTATACATCATCTTGGATTCAAGAGAAAGTACTGAGCACCTATAGAGCTTAGTATCCTAATCCTAG
It encodes:
- a CDS encoding teichoic acid D-Ala incorporation-associated protein DltX, with the translated sequence MLKHKNVLVFLGQTLLYFAIFMALIYLYNYLGQGQGNFIYNEF
- the dltA gene encoding D-alanine--poly(phosphoribitol) ligase subunit DltA, translated to MTNTKIKDMIETIKQFAQSQPDFPVYNILGEVHTYGDLKADSDSLAAKIDSLDIPEKSPVVVYGGQEYEMLATFVALTKSGHAYIPIDSHSALERVTAIVEVAEPSLIIAINDFPLEDVQAPILTLDQVTTAFESKTSYEVTHPVKGDDTYYIIFTSGTTGKPKGVQISHNNLLSFTNWMITDKEFATPKRPQMLAQPPYSFDLSVMYWAPTLALGGTLYALPSAITQDFKKLFETIFSLPIAIWTSTPSFADMAMLSEDFNAEKMPKITHFYFDGEELTVKTAQKLRQRFPEARIINAYGPTEATVALSAVAVTDEMLDNLKRLPIGYTKEDSPTYIIDEDGNILPNGQQGEIIVSGPAVSKGYMNNPEKTAEAFFEFNGLPAYHTGDVGTMTDEGLLLYGGRMDFQIKFNGFRIELEDVSQNLNKSKYIDSAVAVPRYNKDHKVQNLLAYVILKDGVREQFEREIDITKAIKADLEDIMMSYMMPTKFLYRESLPLTPNGKIDIKGLISEVNNR
- the dltB gene encoding D-alanyl-lipoteichoic acid biosynthesis protein DltB gives rise to the protein MIDFLKQLPHLEAYGNPFYFVYLGLALLPIFVGLFFKKRFAIYECLVSLAFIVLALTGTHASQLLALLFYIVWQIIWVYSYKHYRSKKDNKWVFYLHSFLVVLPLIFVKVEPAINGTQSLLNFLGISYLTFRSVGMIIEMRDGVLKEFTLGEFLRFMLFMPTFTSGPIDRFRRFNEDYQAIPERDELMNMLEQAVKYIMLGFLYKFVLAQIFGSMLLPSLKAQALAQGGIFNLPTLGVMYVFGFDLFFDFAGYSMFALAASNLMGIKSPINFDKPFISRDLKEFWNRWHMSLSFWFRDFVFMRLVMVLMRNKVFKNRNTTSNVAYVINMMVMGFWHGVTWYYIAYGIFHGIGLGINDAWLRKKKTINKERKKAGLEPLPDNKWTKALGIFITFNTVMLSFLIFSGFLNDLWFTKK
- the dltC gene encoding D-alanine--poly(phosphoribitol) ligase subunit DltC, which translates into the protein MDVKSEVIEIIDELFMEDVSDMMDEDLFDAGVLDSMGTVELIVELESRFDIRVPVSEFGRDDWNTANKIVEGVTELRNA
- the dltD gene encoding D-alanyl-lipoteichoic acid biosynthesis protein DltD; protein product: MLKRLWQIFGPIICALVLVVIVIFSYPQGRKHSYEVEKRNAVTLTTENFKSRINKTTALSDKNHRFVPFFGSSEWLRFDALHPAVLAEKYDRNYRPYFIGQRGAASLNQYLGMQQMLPELKNGTAVYVLSPQWFTKKGYNSAAFQQFYNNDQLSSFLSQNQTDANSQYAAQRILEMKPEITMKSQLSKVANGQDLNSLDKTYIQFMAELNKREDALFSPFAASNNANYDKKVLPYLKELPDKLSYEALDQVAVRDAEAHTKSNDFGIDDRFYKKRLAKKIGKLKGFQKNLSYEVSQEYGDLQLVLNQFAKSNTNVIFVIPPVNSKWMAYTGLSQEMYDATVSKIRYQLESQGFTNIADFSKDGDQPYFMQDTIHMGWKGWVAFDKAVDPFVSNPTPAPSYNLNDRFYSKDWAGYTGAPSQFK
- a CDS encoding calcium-translocating P-type ATPase, PMCA-type; translated protein: MKKFKGLTSAEVQASKNAHGDNRLSSKEANSLLSIFIEAFQDQWILILLAALGLKIIFNFVGMIFPAIGEANWYEAISLIFAILMSTGFSAVSQYRNEQKFNTLQEEASKTNAKVYRDGKLKEVLVDDIVKGDQILLQSGDKIPVDGIILEGELKVNQAVLNGESEDAKKLPLGDQAEPDSSDLFTELKVFRGTVVTSGEAVMEATQIGDNTVLGSINTSLQEDSKDSPSKEKLNKLAGNIGVLGYSAGAAYSVINLVLGFIALNKANNLNGGSIFLLIIETILFAVTIIIMAVPEGLPMMLALVSSMNSGRLLAQNILVRHPDTIETAGYMNILFSDKTGTITEGKLSVVDFFLADGTLYAATGETDAPDFDTMSDSLKAEMINGIGLNNDAMVADGSAVGSNATDRALLDFLIGRSQLDFDTNTITEKQQFNSATKFASVTTNDGKTYIKGAPEFILNDCYYYLDKEGNKQNFTDDIKARFQELSLEQANRSMRLLAILNTDGNDKVLIGIVCIRDNVRSSIKQTVETMNRAGVQVVMVTGDRKETAVAIAKEAGIVTGQNDLVLTHDELSALSDQELKQQLPHLKVVSRALPMDKKRLIEATQDLDMVAGMTGDGVNDSPALKSADVGFSMGDGTEVAREASDIVILNNSLTSIEKAVLYGRTMSKSVSKFIIFQLTVNVTTIAMSLLSPLLGLKEPFTIIQILWINLIMDTLAALAFGEEPTLDRYMNEKPVAKKANILTGYMKSAIGVASVFITLVCLAILKNVGGIQDFITNGTGNFEMVTTFTFTVFIYAVIFNSLNTRSNGFNVFEHIGENKKFSIVMISIAVVQSLIIQFGGKVFSTVPMDVQHYIVALLIAVLIIPADLIRKALTKNK
- the pabB gene encoding aminodeoxychorismate synthase component I; the protein is MHKKTVIDFKELGVRQIFTDAIKELKTKDIKEVKHLLTEVEAYQNKGYYAVGYVSYEAAPAFETKFQVIAGPLMSEYLLYFTIHETVQIEPIPLAYEPIALPKSWQELTSAEEYKAAIEQIHHHIRQGDTYQVNYTVQLQQNLTADPFAIYNRLVVEQNAHYNAFIQHDDVSIISISPELFFKKDGDRLTTRPMKGTTNRGLTSESDLKQAQWLAQDQKNRSENMMIVDLLRNDMNRISKIGSEDVKSLCQVEQYSTVWQMTSTIETQLLPNSSLSDVFQALFPCGSITGAPKIATMEIIKKVEKQPRGVYCGAIGILMPQGPSIFNVAIRTLQMEGTKAIYGVGGGITWDSNWEAEYEETKQKAAVLYRQNPKFNLISTGRVHQGKLLFLEEHMKRLQESSRYFDYPFNAEKAHYQVEALCQSLNLDKDYRLKMSLAKDGELKFEHTQLTNLSNDFCQARLVEQRHPLDSPYTFFKTSYRPHLSIEPHEQIYYNHEGQLLETSIGNIVLKIKDQLYTPPVHLGLLNGIYRQRLIADNKLKEKVLTLKDMEQAQAIYGCNAVRGLYELKVKKQNYL